A stretch of Microbacterium sp. LWH3-1.2 DNA encodes these proteins:
- a CDS encoding malate:quinone oxidoreductase, with product MPSPDDSDLPTGTVDVLLIGGGIMSATLGTLLQQVQPDLKIAVFERLSDVALESSNPWNNAGTGHAALCELNYMPDSKDGGPLDPSKAISINEQFQQSRQLWSSLVEAGVLDAPSTFINSTPHMTFVRGEKDVAYLKKRYEALKNEPLFAGIEYSEDSRVINQWAPLLMQKRRKGEPFAATRVPAGTDVDFGALTRQLFDRLADNGADVRTNTEVRKLKRLADGTWSVKYRRTIGRTPGEIRAKFVFVGAGGWALKLLQRSGIPEISGYGVFPIGGQFLKTSNPAVVAQHKAKVYSQASVGAPPMSVPHLDTRVVDGEASLLFGPFATFSPKFLKTGSWFDIVGQVRPGNIGPMLKVAWDNPSLITYLVGELLKNHKKKVDSLRVFMPTAKDEDWEIIQAGQRAQVMKKDPEKGGVLQFGTEVVTGADGTIAGLLGASPGASTAASIMLGLLKTCFPERIEAWEPRLRELIPSYGDTLNARPEVARESLDETAEALALTA from the coding sequence CTGCCCAGCCCTGACGACAGCGATCTCCCCACGGGAACGGTCGACGTCCTGCTGATCGGCGGCGGGATCATGAGCGCGACGCTGGGTACCCTTCTGCAGCAGGTGCAACCCGACCTCAAGATCGCCGTGTTCGAGCGGCTGAGCGACGTCGCGCTGGAGAGCTCGAACCCCTGGAACAACGCGGGGACCGGCCACGCCGCCCTGTGCGAGCTCAACTACATGCCCGACAGCAAGGACGGCGGCCCGCTGGACCCCTCGAAGGCGATCTCGATCAACGAGCAGTTCCAGCAGAGCCGCCAGCTCTGGTCGTCGCTCGTCGAGGCCGGAGTGCTGGACGCCCCGTCGACCTTCATCAACTCGACCCCGCACATGACATTCGTCCGCGGCGAGAAGGACGTCGCGTACCTCAAGAAGCGCTACGAGGCGTTGAAGAACGAGCCGCTGTTCGCCGGCATCGAGTACAGCGAGGACTCCCGCGTCATCAATCAGTGGGCGCCGCTGCTCATGCAGAAGCGCCGCAAGGGCGAGCCCTTCGCCGCGACGCGGGTCCCTGCGGGCACCGACGTCGACTTCGGCGCTCTTACGCGTCAGCTCTTCGACCGTCTCGCCGACAACGGCGCCGATGTGCGCACCAACACCGAGGTGCGCAAGCTGAAGCGCTTGGCCGACGGCACCTGGAGCGTGAAGTACCGTCGCACGATCGGCCGCACCCCGGGTGAGATCCGCGCGAAGTTCGTGTTCGTGGGCGCGGGCGGCTGGGCGCTCAAGCTGCTGCAGCGCTCGGGCATCCCCGAGATCTCGGGCTACGGCGTCTTCCCGATCGGCGGGCAGTTCCTCAAGACGTCGAACCCCGCCGTCGTGGCGCAGCACAAGGCCAAGGTGTACTCGCAGGCCTCGGTCGGTGCGCCGCCGATGTCGGTGCCCCACCTCGACACCCGCGTCGTCGACGGCGAGGCGTCGCTGCTGTTCGGCCCTTTCGCGACGTTCAGTCCGAAGTTCCTCAAGACCGGCTCGTGGTTCGACATCGTGGGCCAGGTGCGCCCCGGCAACATCGGCCCGATGCTCAAGGTCGCGTGGGACAACCCCAGTCTCATCACGTACCTCGTCGGCGAGCTGCTGAAGAACCACAAGAAGAAGGTCGACAGCCTCCGTGTCTTCATGCCCACTGCGAAGGACGAGGACTGGGAGATCATCCAGGCCGGCCAGCGCGCGCAGGTCATGAAGAAGGACCCAGAGAAGGGTGGTGTGCTGCAGTTCGGCACCGAGGTGGTCACCGGCGCCGATGGCACGATCGCCGGCCTGCTCGGCGCCTCGCCGGGCGCCTCGACCGCGGCCTCGATCATGCTCGGACTGCTGAAGACCTGCTTCCCCGAACGCATCGAGGCGTGGGAACCGCGCCTGCGCGAGCTCATCCCGAGCTACGGCGACACGCTCAACGCGCGTCCCGAGGTCGCCCGCGAGTCGCTGGACGAGACGGCCGAGGCCCTCGCGCTCACGGCCTGA
- a CDS encoding aspartate kinase, which yields MALIVQKYGGSSVADAVSIKRVAKRIVDTRRAGHDVVVAVSAMGDTTDELLDLAGQVAPIPAPRELDMLLSSGERISMALLAMAIHSMGFEARSFTGSQAGMITTADHGSARIVDVTPIRLREALDEGAIVIVAGFQGFNRDTRDITTLGRGGSDTTAVALAAALEADVCEIYSDVDGIFTADPRVVPKAKKLGVVSAEEMLELAANGAKVLYIRAVEYARRHGVLIHARSTFSSGVGTYVLGPGMNVPEGEKGEEMEEPIVAGVATDLGQAKITVIGVPDVPGKAAEIFKVIAKSGANVDMIVQNVSAAATGRTDISFTLPKTDAATALKALAGDQSEIGFENLVHDDQIGKLSVVGAGMRTHSGVSATLFEALSVAGINIEMISTSEIRISVVVRGDDLAEAARVVHTAYGLDGDIEATVYAGTGR from the coding sequence GTGGCGCTGATCGTCCAGAAGTACGGCGGATCGTCGGTCGCTGATGCCGTGAGCATCAAGCGCGTCGCGAAGCGCATCGTCGACACGCGCCGCGCCGGTCACGATGTCGTCGTCGCCGTCAGTGCGATGGGCGACACGACCGACGAGCTGCTCGACCTCGCGGGTCAGGTCGCGCCGATTCCGGCGCCCCGCGAGCTCGACATGCTGCTGTCGAGCGGTGAGCGCATCTCGATGGCGCTGCTGGCGATGGCGATCCACTCGATGGGCTTCGAGGCGCGCTCGTTCACCGGCAGCCAGGCCGGCATGATCACGACCGCCGACCACGGTTCGGCGCGCATCGTCGACGTCACGCCGATCCGCCTGCGCGAGGCGCTCGACGAGGGCGCGATCGTCATCGTCGCCGGCTTCCAGGGGTTCAACCGCGACACCCGCGACATCACCACGCTCGGCCGCGGCGGCTCCGACACGACGGCCGTCGCCCTCGCCGCCGCGCTCGAGGCCGACGTGTGCGAGATCTACAGCGACGTCGACGGCATCTTCACCGCCGACCCACGCGTCGTGCCGAAGGCGAAGAAACTGGGCGTCGTCTCCGCGGAGGAGATGCTCGAGCTCGCTGCCAACGGCGCCAAGGTGCTGTACATCCGCGCCGTCGAATACGCACGCCGTCACGGCGTGCTCATCCACGCCCGCTCCACGTTCAGCTCGGGCGTGGGGACCTATGTGCTCGGCCCCGGGATGAACGTTCCCGAGGGCGAAAAGGGAGAAGAGATGGAAGAGCCCATCGTCGCCGGCGTCGCCACCGACCTCGGCCAGGCCAAGATCACCGTGATCGGCGTCCCCGACGTGCCCGGCAAGGCCGCCGAGATCTTCAAAGTCATCGCGAAGTCCGGCGCCAACGTCGACATGATCGTGCAGAACGTGTCGGCGGCGGCCACCGGCCGCACCGACATCTCGTTCACGCTTCCCAAGACCGACGCCGCCACCGCCCTGAAGGCGCTCGCCGGCGACCAGTCCGAGATCGGGTTCGAGAACCTGGTCCACGACGACCAGATCGGAAAGCTCTCGGTCGTGGGCGCCGGCATGCGCACGCATTCGGGCGTCTCGGCGACCCTCTTCGAGGCGCTGAGCGTCGCGGGCATCAACATCGAGATGATCTCGACGTCCGAGATCCGGATCTCGGTCGTGGTGCGCGGCGACGACCTCGCCGAGGCCGCCCGCGTCGTGCACACCGCCTACGGCCTGGACGGCGACATCGAGGCGACCGTCTACGCCGGCACCGGCCGCTGA
- a CDS encoding DMT family transporter codes for MSSSQRFDTKAWLLFGAMALLWGVPYLFISVAVESYSPAAVVAGRTLLGALLLLPFAWRQKALRPAFAKIGWVLLFGAIEMAGPFLLLGHAEQTLPSGLTGLLVATVPLFAALIAFGGGDRSVLTPARAIGLFVGFAGVFVIVAGPGLTVGGGGSLLAVGEVLLVALLYAIAPFVIATKLRDVPSLGSITLALFAVGIFYTPIAFLTQHQVPTVEGTVSLVALAVLCTALAFIAFFALIARVGPVRAPLFTYVNPVVAIVLGTIILGEPLTPGLLIGFPLVILGCWLAATGGPVRARTRESTDLPPIASS; via the coding sequence ATGAGCTCCTCGCAGCGATTCGACACGAAGGCGTGGCTGCTGTTCGGCGCGATGGCGCTGCTGTGGGGCGTCCCGTACCTGTTCATCAGCGTGGCCGTCGAGTCGTATTCGCCGGCGGCGGTGGTGGCCGGTCGCACGCTCCTCGGCGCACTGCTTCTGCTCCCGTTCGCGTGGCGTCAGAAGGCACTGCGCCCCGCGTTCGCGAAGATCGGCTGGGTGCTGCTGTTCGGCGCCATCGAGATGGCAGGGCCTTTCCTGCTGCTCGGCCATGCCGAACAGACGTTGCCCTCCGGGCTCACGGGACTCCTCGTGGCGACCGTGCCGCTGTTCGCGGCGCTGATCGCGTTCGGAGGCGGCGACAGGTCTGTGCTCACCCCGGCGCGGGCGATCGGACTCTTCGTCGGCTTCGCGGGCGTGTTCGTGATCGTCGCCGGTCCCGGACTCACTGTCGGGGGCGGCGGCAGTCTGCTCGCCGTCGGTGAAGTCCTTCTGGTCGCCCTCCTCTACGCGATCGCCCCGTTCGTCATCGCGACCAAGCTGCGCGATGTGCCCTCACTGGGTTCGATCACGCTCGCCCTCTTCGCCGTCGGCATCTTCTACACGCCGATCGCCTTCCTGACCCAGCACCAGGTGCCCACGGTCGAGGGCACGGTGTCGCTCGTCGCGCTCGCGGTGCTCTGCACGGCGCTCGCGTTCATCGCGTTCTTCGCGTTGATCGCCCGCGTGGGTCCGGTGCGGGCCCCGCTGTTCACGTACGTCAACCCCGTGGTCGCGATCGTGCTGGGCACCATCATCCTGGGCGAGCCGCTGACGCCGGGCCTGCTGATCGGCTTCCCGCTGGTGATCCTCGGCTGCTGGCTCGCCGCTACCGGCGGCCCGGTGCGCGCACGCACGCGCGAGTCGACCGACCTGCCACCGATCGCGTCGAGCTGA
- the thiE gene encoding thiamine phosphate synthase, with translation MSGVVAMRRGDLHLVTDERVPFDRLCDIVDAAAGAGADVVQLRAKSVTARELLRQAVVLSGVVDGRSLLVIDDRVDVALAARDAGARIDGVHLGQSDLPPETARRLLGTHAVIGWTANTVAHLAAASALPPRTIDYLGVGVIRPTSTKPDHPPVLGIDGFAALAATAPLPCIAIGGVTVDDVPALRWAGAAGIAVVSAICAADDPGAMTRALRDACHDPLADAPTDPSGSSRGRTPDARLEAAR, from the coding sequence ATGAGCGGCGTCGTTGCGATGCGCCGCGGGGACCTGCACCTGGTCACCGACGAGCGGGTGCCCTTCGACCGGCTCTGCGACATCGTCGATGCCGCCGCGGGTGCGGGCGCGGACGTCGTGCAGCTGCGGGCGAAGTCCGTCACCGCCCGCGAGCTGCTGCGGCAGGCCGTCGTGCTGTCGGGGGTCGTCGACGGGCGCAGCCTGCTGGTCATCGACGACCGCGTCGACGTCGCCCTCGCTGCCCGCGATGCCGGGGCGCGCATCGACGGCGTGCACCTCGGTCAGAGCGATCTGCCGCCGGAGACCGCGCGGCGACTGCTCGGCACGCATGCCGTGATCGGGTGGACGGCGAACACCGTGGCGCATCTTGCCGCGGCATCCGCACTCCCCCCGCGGACGATCGACTATCTCGGCGTGGGCGTGATCCGCCCGACCTCCACCAAGCCGGATCACCCTCCGGTGCTGGGGATAGACGGATTCGCCGCGCTCGCCGCGACCGCCCCTCTGCCGTGCATCGCGATCGGGGGCGTGACGGTGGACGATGTGCCGGCGCTGCGCTGGGCCGGGGCGGCCGGCATCGCGGTGGTGTCGGCGATCTGCGCCGCCGACGACCCCGGCGCGATGACGCGGGCACTTCGAGACGCGTGCCACGACCCGCTGGCCGACGCGCCGACCGACCCCTCGGGCTCGTCCAGGGGACGCACCCCGGACGCGAGGCTGGAGGCGGCGCGGTGA
- the thiM gene encoding hydroxyethylthiazole kinase encodes MNARTEAHLSPFSPATALTALREASPLVQCITNAVVTNYTANALLAVGASPAMCDIPGEAGLFAGIADGVLVNLGTPTAEQRDAAREAVRATSSWVLDPVAVGVLPVRTAVVAELLEHRPAIVRGNASEILALAGEGGGGRGVDATDGTDAAAGAARSLALRTGGVVAVSGPVDLVTDGEHVVRIHGGDALLTRVTGGGCSLGAVMAALVGVCAPFEAAVAASVLYAVASERAAARAEGPGSFAVAFLDALDALAADSAELDARVADTLALR; translated from the coding sequence ATGAACGCGCGCACCGAAGCACACCTGTCCCCCTTCTCCCCCGCCACCGCGCTGACGGCGCTGCGGGAGGCGTCACCCCTGGTGCAGTGCATCACGAACGCGGTGGTGACGAACTACACGGCGAACGCCCTGCTCGCGGTGGGCGCCTCGCCCGCGATGTGCGACATCCCGGGCGAGGCCGGGCTCTTCGCGGGGATCGCCGACGGAGTGCTGGTGAACCTCGGCACGCCCACCGCCGAGCAGCGCGATGCCGCTCGCGAGGCGGTCCGCGCCACCTCGAGCTGGGTGCTCGATCCCGTCGCCGTCGGCGTTCTCCCTGTGCGCACGGCCGTCGTCGCCGAACTGCTCGAGCACCGTCCCGCCATCGTCCGCGGCAACGCCTCGGAGATCCTCGCCCTCGCCGGCGAGGGCGGCGGCGGTCGCGGAGTCGACGCGACGGATGGAACGGATGCTGCTGCCGGCGCCGCACGATCGCTCGCGCTGCGCACCGGCGGCGTGGTCGCCGTGTCGGGTCCGGTCGATCTCGTCACCGACGGCGAGCATGTCGTCCGTATCCACGGCGGGGACGCGCTCCTCACCCGCGTCACCGGCGGCGGCTGCTCACTGGGCGCGGTGATGGCCGCGCTCGTCGGCGTGTGCGCGCCGTTCGAGGCGGCGGTGGCGGCATCCGTCCTCTATGCGGTCGCGTCGGAACGCGCGGCCGCTCGTGCGGAGGGGCCGGGGTCGTTCGCCGTGGCCTTCCTCGACGCGCTGGACGCCCTCGCGGCCGACTCGGCCGAGCTCGACGCGCGCGTCGCCGACACCCTCGCCCTCCGATGA
- a CDS encoding DNA polymerase III subunit gamma and tau: MTTALYRRYRPESFGEMIGQSQVTEPLMTALRGDRVGHAYLFSGPRGCGKTTSARILARCLNCAQGPTDTPCGTCDSCVELGRGGGGSLDVVEIDAASHNGVDDARDLRERAVFAPARDRFKIFILDEAHMVTPQGFNALLKLVEEPPDHVKFIFATTEPEKVIGTIRSRTHHYPFRLVPPAAMLEYVEQLCGQEGVDVEQGVLPLVVRAGGGSPRDTLSLLDQLIAGSEDAKVTYARAVALLGYTHAELLDEVIDAFAASDASAAFAAVDRVVQTGQDPRRFVDDLLERLRDLIVVSATGQGASAVLRGVSADDLARMRRQADAFGPARLSHIADLVIATLDDMTGATSPRLQLELMVARVLARGAGAAPAAAPVVPPASVAVPAAPVAPSAAAPTAAAPTAAAPTAPTAEPAPMAAPPVPAGPVTLDRLQQSWPQVLAQLENVSRSSWMLASGARTVALDDDVLTLAFSSQSDVAKFKQLAAGKGPSEDLRQAILAVLGIRVKYIARHDPAGGSGPAPMAPAASDPGREAPRQAAEAPTTRSTDDVPSGSRNAQAAPPRASASAAPRAAAPAAVPRATASAPASVAPVTDWAVAAIPSDDDAPPPDPGPAAFPAEMPAQFAVDDEPEDAEAATARVATLAPPREGQVLPRTEIAPPSERDDDDDDTDAVSDLPVPPTVAPPLTPVVTTRNGGVQRYGEAVVRQVLGATFVREEPYEPPTRFS, from the coding sequence GTGACCACTGCCCTGTACCGCCGCTACCGGCCCGAGTCGTTCGGCGAGATGATCGGGCAGTCGCAGGTCACCGAGCCGCTCATGACGGCATTGCGCGGCGATCGCGTCGGTCATGCGTACCTGTTCTCGGGTCCCCGAGGGTGCGGAAAGACCACGTCGGCGCGTATTCTCGCGCGCTGCCTCAACTGCGCGCAGGGTCCGACCGACACACCGTGCGGCACGTGCGACAGCTGTGTCGAGCTCGGTCGCGGTGGCGGCGGCTCGCTCGACGTCGTCGAGATCGACGCCGCGAGTCACAACGGCGTCGACGACGCCCGCGATCTGCGCGAGCGCGCGGTGTTCGCGCCTGCCCGCGACCGCTTCAAGATCTTCATCCTCGACGAGGCGCACATGGTCACGCCGCAGGGCTTCAACGCCCTGCTGAAGCTCGTGGAAGAGCCGCCCGACCACGTGAAGTTCATCTTCGCCACGACCGAGCCCGAGAAGGTCATCGGCACCATCCGCTCGCGCACGCACCACTACCCGTTCCGCCTCGTGCCACCGGCGGCGATGCTCGAGTACGTCGAGCAGCTGTGCGGGCAGGAGGGTGTCGACGTCGAGCAGGGCGTACTGCCCCTGGTCGTGCGCGCCGGCGGCGGCTCTCCGCGAGACACGCTGTCGCTGCTCGACCAGCTCATCGCCGGTTCGGAAGACGCGAAGGTCACCTACGCCCGCGCCGTCGCGCTCCTCGGCTACACGCACGCCGAGCTGCTCGACGAGGTGATCGACGCCTTCGCCGCGTCCGACGCGTCGGCCGCCTTCGCCGCGGTCGACCGCGTGGTGCAGACCGGACAAGACCCCCGCCGCTTCGTCGACGACCTGCTCGAGCGCCTGCGCGACCTCATCGTCGTGTCGGCGACCGGCCAGGGCGCCTCTGCCGTGCTGCGCGGCGTCTCCGCGGACGACCTCGCGCGCATGCGGCGTCAGGCCGACGCGTTCGGCCCGGCACGGCTGTCGCACATCGCCGACCTCGTCATCGCGACCCTCGACGACATGACCGGCGCCACCTCGCCGCGGCTGCAACTCGAGCTGATGGTCGCGCGGGTGCTCGCACGCGGCGCAGGCGCCGCGCCCGCTGCGGCGCCGGTCGTCCCCCCTGCGTCGGTCGCTGTGCCGGCCGCTCCGGTCGCGCCGTCTGCCGCGGCTCCGACCGCCGCGGCTCCGACCGCCGCGGCTCCGACCGCGCCGACCGCCGAGCCGGCGCCCATGGCTGCACCTCCCGTACCCGCCGGACCGGTCACCCTCGACCGCCTGCAGCAGTCCTGGCCGCAGGTGCTCGCGCAACTCGAGAACGTGAGTCGCTCGTCCTGGATGCTCGCGTCGGGCGCCCGCACCGTGGCGCTCGACGACGACGTGCTCACGCTGGCGTTCTCGAGCCAGAGCGACGTGGCGAAGTTCAAGCAGCTCGCTGCCGGCAAGGGGCCCAGCGAAGACCTGCGCCAGGCGATCCTGGCCGTGCTCGGCATCCGCGTGAAGTACATCGCCCGTCACGACCCCGCCGGCGGATCCGGGCCCGCCCCGATGGCGCCGGCGGCATCCGACCCCGGCCGCGAGGCTCCGCGCCAGGCGGCAGAGGCACCGACGACGCGCTCCACCGATGACGTGCCGAGCGGGTCGCGGAACGCGCAGGCCGCGCCACCGCGTGCGTCAGCATCGGCCGCGCCACGGGCGGCGGCTCCTGCCGCCGTGCCCCGGGCGACGGCTTCGGCGCCGGCATCCGTCGCGCCCGTGACGGACTGGGCTGTCGCGGCCATCCCCTCCGACGACGACGCCCCGCCGCCTGACCCGGGCCCCGCTGCCTTCCCCGCTGAGATGCCCGCGCAGTTCGCGGTCGACGACGAGCCCGAAGATGCCGAGGCCGCGACTGCACGGGTCGCGACGCTCGCGCCGCCGCGCGAGGGCCAGGTCCTGCCGCGCACGGAGATCGCTCCGCCGTCCGAGCGCGACGATGACGATGACGACACGGACGCTGTCTCTGATCTTCCGGTGCCTCCGACGGTCGCGCCGCCGCTGACGCCGGTGGTGACGACGCGCAACGGTGGCGTGCAGCGCTACGGCGAGGCGGTGGTGCGCCAGGTGCTCGGCGCCACGTTCGTCCGCGAGGAGCCCTACGAGCCGCCCACGAGGTTCAGCTAG
- the recR gene encoding recombination mediator RecR has product MYDGIVQDLIDEFGRLPGIGPKSAQRIAFHILQTPNFDVSHLAELLSEVRERVRFCEVCGNVSEQERCSICRDPRRNQTLICVVEDAKDVAAIERTREFRGLYHVLGGAISPIAGIGPDDLRITQLMQRLADGTVQEVILATNPNLEGEATATYLSRLLHTLEITVTRLASGLPVGGDLEYADEVTLGRAFEGRRSV; this is encoded by the coding sequence ATGTACGACGGCATCGTCCAAGACCTCATCGACGAATTCGGCCGCCTTCCCGGGATCGGGCCGAAATCGGCCCAGCGCATCGCGTTCCACATCCTGCAGACGCCGAACTTCGACGTGTCGCACCTCGCCGAGCTGCTCAGCGAGGTGCGCGAGCGGGTGCGCTTCTGCGAGGTGTGCGGCAACGTCTCCGAGCAGGAACGCTGCTCCATCTGCCGCGATCCCCGTCGCAACCAGACTCTGATCTGCGTCGTGGAGGACGCGAAGGATGTGGCGGCGATCGAGCGCACTCGCGAGTTCCGCGGGCTGTACCACGTGCTCGGCGGCGCGATCAGCCCGATCGCCGGCATCGGCCCCGACGACCTGCGGATCACACAGCTCATGCAGCGACTCGCTGACGGCACCGTGCAGGAGGTCATCCTCGCCACCAACCCGAACCTCGAAGGCGAGGCGACGGCGACCTACCTGAGCCGCCTGCTCCACACCCTCGAGATCACGGTCACCCGCCTCGCCTCCGGCCTCCCTGTCGGCGGCGACCTGGAGTACGCCGACGAGGTCACGCTCGGCCGCGCCTTCGAGGGCCGCCGCTCCGTCTGA
- a CDS encoding aspartate-semialdehyde dehydrogenase: MTRISDSGLSVAVVGATGQVGTVMREILAERDFPIRELRLFATARSAGTAVEFRGETVIIEDVATADPSGIDVALFSAGATGSRAHAPRFAEAGAIVIDNSSAWRMDPEVPLVVSEVNPHAIANPPKGIIANPNCTTMAAMPVLKPLDAEAGLERLIVSTYQAVSGSGLAGAQELLGQVEGVLAQGNTLDLVHNGAAVDFPQPEKYVAPIAFDVIPLAGNLVDDGLNETDEEKKLRNESRKILELPDLRVAGTCVRVPVFTGHSLSIHAEFSRDITPDRAYEILASAPGVVVEEVPTPLQAAGNDPSYVGRIRADQSAPEGKGLVLFISNDNLRKGAALNAVQIAEVVAANLGVTA, translated from the coding sequence ATGACCCGCATCTCCGATTCAGGACTCTCCGTCGCCGTCGTCGGCGCCACCGGCCAGGTCGGGACGGTCATGCGCGAGATTCTCGCCGAGCGGGACTTCCCGATCCGCGAGCTGCGCCTCTTCGCGACGGCCCGCTCAGCCGGCACCGCCGTCGAGTTCCGCGGCGAGACGGTGATCATCGAGGATGTCGCGACCGCCGACCCGTCCGGCATCGACGTCGCACTCTTCTCGGCCGGCGCCACCGGCAGTCGCGCCCACGCTCCCCGCTTCGCCGAGGCAGGGGCGATCGTCATCGACAACTCCAGCGCGTGGCGCATGGACCCTGAGGTGCCGCTCGTCGTCAGTGAGGTCAACCCGCACGCGATCGCGAACCCGCCCAAGGGCATCATCGCGAACCCCAACTGCACGACGATGGCCGCGATGCCGGTTCTCAAGCCGCTCGACGCCGAGGCCGGCCTCGAGCGCCTCATCGTCTCGACGTACCAGGCGGTGTCGGGTTCAGGTCTCGCCGGCGCCCAGGAGCTCCTCGGTCAGGTCGAGGGTGTCCTCGCGCAGGGCAACACGCTCGACCTCGTGCACAACGGTGCAGCGGTCGATTTCCCGCAGCCCGAGAAGTACGTCGCGCCGATCGCGTTCGACGTGATCCCGCTGGCCGGCAACCTGGTCGACGACGGCCTCAACGAGACCGACGAGGAGAAGAAGCTCCGCAACGAGAGCCGCAAGATCCTCGAGCTGCCCGACCTCCGGGTCGCGGGCACGTGCGTGCGCGTGCCGGTCTTCACCGGCCACTCGCTGTCGATCCACGCGGAGTTCTCGCGCGACATCACGCCCGATCGTGCGTACGAGATCCTCGCTTCCGCACCCGGCGTCGTCGTCGAAGAGGTCCCGACGCCGCTGCAGGCGGCCGGCAACGACCCGAGCTACGTCGGCCGCATCCGCGCCGACCAGTCCGCCCCCGAGGGCAAGGGCCTCGTGCTGTTCATCTCCAACGACAACCTGCGCAAGGGCGCGGCGCTCAACGCCGTGCAGATCGCCGAGGTCGTCGCCGCGAACCTGGGCGTCACCGCCTGA
- the thiD gene encoding bifunctional hydroxymethylpyrimidine kinase/phosphomethylpyrimidine kinase → MTAIPRVLSIAGTDPTGGAGVQADLKSIGALGGYGMAVVTALVAQNTRGVRDVHVPPVAFLGAQLDAVSDDVRIDAVKIGMLQSAEIIGTVREWLARVRPPVVVLDPVMVATSGDRLLDPAAEDELRALCAEADLVTPNLAELAVLTGRPAATTWEHAVDDARALVQASGTTVLLKGGHLAGAACPDAIVGPDGVHELAGRRVDTRHTHGTGCSLSSAMATLRAAGASWPDALKRAKEWLTGALVHADALHVGTGNGPVDHFHELRRAQGAAGSWSQRAWDASADVRAQVDAGRFVGGLGDGSLPREVFLRYLAQDALYLGEYSRVLARASTLAPTAQEQVFWARSAESAIVEERRLHETHVESAASVPEPQMLAYTNHLHASGASYGELVAALLPCFWLYTDLGTRLAARRHDGHPYDDWLALYGDPAFAEATARAIEIADAAAREAGPRERARMNAAFARSMAHELEFFEAPARPALVDG, encoded by the coding sequence GTGACAGCGATCCCCCGGGTGCTCAGCATCGCCGGCACCGATCCGACTGGCGGCGCAGGCGTGCAGGCCGACCTCAAGTCGATCGGGGCGCTCGGCGGCTATGGCATGGCCGTCGTCACCGCTCTCGTCGCGCAGAACACGCGCGGCGTCCGCGACGTCCACGTGCCGCCCGTCGCGTTCCTCGGAGCGCAACTGGACGCCGTGTCGGACGATGTCCGGATCGACGCCGTCAAGATCGGGATGCTGCAGTCCGCCGAGATCATCGGCACGGTCCGGGAGTGGCTGGCGCGGGTGCGCCCTCCGGTGGTCGTGCTCGATCCGGTCATGGTCGCCACCAGCGGCGACCGGCTGCTGGATCCGGCCGCCGAGGACGAACTGCGCGCGCTGTGCGCGGAGGCCGATCTCGTCACCCCGAACCTCGCCGAGCTGGCGGTGCTCACCGGGCGCCCCGCGGCGACGACATGGGAGCACGCGGTCGACGACGCCCGCGCTCTCGTCCAGGCCAGCGGCACCACCGTGCTGCTGAAGGGCGGGCACCTCGCAGGGGCCGCCTGCCCCGACGCCATCGTGGGTCCCGACGGGGTGCACGAGCTCGCCGGCCGACGCGTCGACACACGCCACACCCACGGCACCGGCTGTTCGCTGTCGTCGGCGATGGCGACGCTGCGGGCGGCGGGTGCGTCGTGGCCCGACGCGCTGAAGCGCGCCAAGGAGTGGCTGACGGGCGCCCTCGTTCACGCGGACGCGCTGCACGTCGGCACCGGCAACGGCCCGGTCGACCACTTCCACGAGCTGCGCCGCGCGCAGGGTGCGGCCGGCTCCTGGTCGCAGCGGGCATGGGATGCCTCGGCCGACGTCCGAGCGCAGGTCGACGCCGGCCGGTTCGTGGGCGGCCTCGGCGACGGCTCGCTGCCGCGAGAGGTGTTCCTGCGCTATCTGGCGCAGGATGCCCTCTACCTGGGCGAGTACTCCCGCGTGCTGGCGCGGGCGAGCACGCTTGCCCCGACAGCGCAGGAGCAGGTCTTCTGGGCGCGCTCGGCCGAGTCCGCCATCGTCGAGGAGCGCCGGCTCCACGAGACCCACGTCGAGTCCGCAGCATCCGTTCCCGAACCGCAGATGCTCGCCTACACGAACCATCTGCACGCGTCGGGGGCGTCGTACGGCGAGTTGGTCGCCGCACTGCTGCCGTGCTTCTGGCTGTATACCGACCTCGGCACACGGCTCGCCGCGCGCAGGCACGACGGGCATCCGTACGACGATTGGCTCGCGCTGTACGGCGATCCCGCGTTCGCGGAGGCGACCGCACGTGCCATCGAGATCGCCGACGCGGCGGCGCGCGAGGCCGGGCCCCGCGAGAGGGCCCGCATGAACGCCGCGTTCGCCCGGTCGATGGCGCACGAGCTCGAGTTCTTCGAGGCCCCGGCGCGCCCCGCCCTCGTCGACGGGTGA